A genomic segment from Halobacteriovorax sp. HLS encodes:
- the mnmA gene encoding tRNA 2-thiouridine(34) synthase MnmA, producing MQNIVPNQIKPNEETTIIVGMSGGVDSSVCAAVLKEQGYNVIGMFMKNWEEEDENGVCMASKEYDDVIKVCEKLDIPYYSVEFVKEYKDNVFKHFLDEYAAGFTPNPDILCNREIKFKVFLDKALELGADYLATGHYCQNILVDGKRRLVKGNDPGKDQTYFLYTMQEQKLDKVVFPIGHLPKSEVRSLAEKFDLATKNKKDSTGICFIGERNFKNFLSQYIQLTPGNFEGLDGTVVGEHSGAAYYTIGQRKGLGLGGPGEPWFVVGKDIERNVVIVERGENHPALFCDELWANEISWVAPNFDFELPLKCRAKVRYRQKDQECTIESIDGDLIHVTFKESQRAVTLRQSIVFYITIDEQNICLGGAMISKAGQTHYEKQANL from the coding sequence ATGCAAAATATAGTACCTAATCAGATTAAACCTAATGAAGAAACTACTATCATCGTCGGTATGAGCGGTGGAGTGGATAGTTCCGTATGTGCGGCCGTGCTTAAAGAGCAAGGCTACAATGTAATTGGAATGTTCATGAAAAATTGGGAAGAGGAAGATGAAAATGGTGTTTGCATGGCATCTAAAGAATATGATGATGTAATCAAAGTTTGCGAAAAATTAGATATTCCATACTATAGTGTCGAGTTCGTTAAAGAGTATAAAGACAATGTTTTTAAACATTTCTTAGATGAATACGCTGCTGGCTTTACTCCAAATCCAGATATTCTATGTAATAGAGAAATCAAGTTTAAAGTCTTCTTAGACAAAGCACTTGAGTTAGGTGCTGATTATTTAGCAACAGGACACTATTGCCAGAATATTTTAGTCGACGGCAAAAGAAGACTGGTAAAAGGTAATGATCCTGGCAAAGATCAGACATATTTTCTCTATACAATGCAAGAGCAGAAATTAGACAAGGTCGTTTTTCCAATTGGACATCTTCCTAAGTCTGAAGTTAGGTCACTCGCTGAAAAATTTGATCTAGCAACGAAGAACAAAAAAGATTCAACTGGTATATGTTTTATTGGTGAGAGGAATTTTAAAAATTTTCTTTCTCAATATATTCAGCTTACTCCTGGAAATTTTGAAGGCCTTGATGGAACGGTTGTTGGCGAGCACTCAGGTGCAGCGTACTACACAATTGGACAAAGAAAGGGACTAGGTCTTGGTGGACCTGGTGAGCCTTGGTTTGTCGTAGGTAAAGATATTGAACGTAATGTTGTGATCGTTGAAAGAGGTGAGAATCATCCAGCTCTTTTCTGTGATGAGCTGTGGGCCAATGAAATTTCTTGGGTCGCTCCAAATTTTGATTTTGAACTACCTCTAAAATGTAGAGCGAAAGTACGCTATAGACAAAAAGATCAAGAGTGTACCATTGAGAGTATTGATGGAGATTTAATTCACGTTACTTTTAAAGAGTCACAAAGGGCCGTTACTCTTAGGCAGTCTATTGTGTTCTATATAACAATAGACGAACAAAATATTTGTCTTGGAGGCGCTATGATCTCTAAGGCCGGTCAGACTCATTACGAAAAGCAAGCTAATCTCTAA